Proteins from one Desulfitobacterium chlororespirans DSM 11544 genomic window:
- a CDS encoding TetR/AcrR family transcriptional regulator → MTTYDMIKESLKSLLKTTPLKNISVEDICRNAYVSRKTFYTYFTNKFDLIDKMFQDDVIASMNELRELLPRSNFDSSAVIILERFYQSFYSEKDFYTCIVRGKGQYWFRDRLVMHITNVNKEITQRYAKILPPVEIEYMSYFFAASQAMLLYKWLQEGCERLTPRQMAEYYIKWAMRNWDFLENDESSEPRLARNETRSGARRASGAQKKGSL, encoded by the coding sequence ATGACAACGTATGATATGATTAAAGAAAGCCTGAAATCGCTCCTCAAGACCACTCCGCTGAAAAACATCTCCGTGGAGGATATCTGTCGCAACGCCTATGTCTCCCGTAAAACATTCTATACGTATTTCACCAATAAATTTGATCTTATTGACAAAATGTTCCAGGATGATGTCATCGCCTCTATGAACGAATTGCGCGAGCTCCTGCCCAGGAGCAACTTTGATTCCTCGGCGGTCATTATACTGGAGCGTTTTTATCAGAGCTTTTATAGTGAAAAAGACTTTTACACCTGCATCGTGCGGGGCAAAGGCCAGTATTGGTTCCGCGATCGCCTTGTGATGCATATCACGAATGTCAATAAGGAAATAACCCAAAGGTACGCGAAAATTTTGCCACCGGTCGAGATCGAATACATGAGCTATTTTTTCGCGGCATCGCAGGCCATGCTGCTGTACAAGTGGCTGCAGGAGGGATGTGAGCGCCTGACCCCGCGGCAAATGGCGGAATATTATATAAAATGGGCAATGCGTAATTGGGATTTTTTAGAAAACGATGAAAGCTCCGAACCGCGCTTGGCGCGAAATGAGACGCGGAGTGGGGCGCGTCGCGCCTCCGGTGCACAGAAGAAGGGCTCTCTGTAG
- a CDS encoding GyrI-like domain-containing protein — translation MAGEKLDYKKAYKDLYLPKPKPMLVEVPPMNFIIVDGQGDPNPEGGEYQQAVELLYAITYTIKMSKLSGSPPAGYIEYVVPPLEGLWWCRGSAFDLQDRESWLWTSMIRQPEFVTEEVFQWAAAECQRKKPGLDVAKVRFEKFSEGLCVQMMHLGPFADEPASLERMKAFMEQNELVDMTGAERKHHEIYLSDPRKTSPEKLKTVLRHPVAKA, via the coding sequence ATGGCCGGTGAAAAATTGGATTATAAAAAAGCCTATAAAGACCTCTATCTGCCCAAACCCAAGCCCATGCTGGTTGAGGTGCCGCCCATGAATTTTATCATAGTTGACGGTCAAGGAGACCCCAATCCGGAAGGGGGAGAATACCAGCAGGCTGTGGAACTACTTTATGCGATCACCTATACCATTAAAATGAGTAAATTGAGCGGCAGTCCTCCCGCCGGATACATCGAATATGTGGTTCCCCCTTTAGAGGGACTATGGTGGTGTCGGGGCTCAGCCTTTGATCTGCAGGATCGTGAATCCTGGCTTTGGACGTCAATGATCCGGCAGCCGGAATTTGTTACTGAGGAGGTTTTTCAGTGGGCAGCGGCGGAATGCCAGCGAAAAAAACCTGGGCTTGATGTTGCCAAAGTCAGGTTTGAGAAATTTAGTGAAGGCTTATGTGTGCAGATGATGCATCTCGGGCCTTTTGCGGATGAGCCGGCCTCCCTTGAGAGAATGAAGGCTTTCATGGAGCAGAATGAACTGGTGGATATGACCGGTGCTGAACGCAAGCATCATGAAATCTATCTGTCCGACCCCCGTAAAACCTCCCCGGAAAAGTTGAAAACCGTGCTGAGACATCCTGTGGCAAAAGCTTGA
- a CDS encoding molybdopterin-dependent oxidoreductase → MSESKEQVKTIIRGIAPGGTGGDPVAVDSKDGQIVRIRPMRWDDKYTPEELAPSMWELEVQGKTLRPAIKTSPPYMALAYKNRVYSKNRVKYPLKRVDWEPGGDPAKINAQNRGKSKYKRISWEEALDIMELEIKRVMEKYGKYAVLCIGEDGHKESKGIHAAGGLHMMLMNLIGGYTRETRTPDSVEGFYWGAKHVWGSGSNKGLGMVAPPQTNYTSWNVALDISEHSELIAFHAGDLELTQTYASQFWSQLIQFWKELGKEFVIIDPFCNYTAVAHDSMKWIPILPNTDSALDFALMYVWIQEGLYKKDYVETHSIGFDKVKAYILGEEDGIPKTPEWAAPITGVPEWTIKALAREWGTKVTSIVHFSSGTIKGPYSHEAGRTEAYKLAMQGLGAPGVQQMYMNASDIGRHAISKSTTMPFIVASKARQFYPNPQTIPRTMVAKAIQEGKAQWWGSPQIVYVTTEDQFTEYNYPAPADKGGGEFHMLWSEKPCNMGCWNGGFNYQEALRSDNVECFVTNHQWIENDSLFADLILPVTTCLEEDDIGGASQIVAVKHAGLQNKALEPVGESMSDYEIAVELAKRFGVDEYITLGMDIDEVREFAFSESDVKNEISWEEFKEKGYYVPKISPTWKDDPPGMRQFYEEPEKFPLDTPSGKLEFYSEALAKNFPDDKERQPIAKWVIGGPASEGWTHDETQLGEKAKTYPLLLVANPGRWRVHVQGDDIVWFREIETCKVKGPDGYLYEPIWISPEDAEKRGIKSGDIVKLTNDQGTILVGAKVSQRVIPGAVIVNKGSRVDPIAPHLDRGGSTNLLSPPRGVSKHCWGFPVTGYLVEAAKLEQSEYDGWKQKYPEAFARDYDPAVGINYTSWVEGGAE, encoded by the coding sequence ATGAGCGAATCAAAGGAGCAAGTAAAGACCATTATCCGGGGCATCGCGCCGGGCGGTACCGGCGGCGATCCCGTGGCGGTGGATTCCAAAGACGGCCAAATTGTGCGCATCCGGCCTATGCGCTGGGATGACAAGTATACCCCGGAGGAGTTGGCGCCCAGCATGTGGGAGCTTGAGGTGCAGGGCAAGACTCTGCGGCCTGCGATCAAGACCTCTCCCCCTTATATGGCGCTGGCCTATAAGAACCGCGTCTATTCCAAAAACCGTGTCAAGTATCCCCTGAAGCGCGTAGACTGGGAACCGGGGGGCGACCCGGCCAAGATCAATGCCCAGAACCGGGGCAAGAGCAAGTACAAACGGATCTCCTGGGAAGAAGCCTTGGACATCATGGAATTGGAAATCAAGCGGGTCATGGAGAAATACGGCAAGTATGCGGTGCTCTGCATCGGCGAGGACGGGCACAAAGAGTCCAAGGGCATCCACGCCGCCGGCGGCCTGCATATGATGCTGATGAACCTCATCGGCGGTTACACCCGGGAAACCAGGACACCGGACAGCGTCGAGGGCTTCTATTGGGGGGCCAAGCATGTCTGGGGCTCCGGCTCCAACAAGGGTCTGGGCATGGTCGCACCGCCCCAGACCAACTATACTTCATGGAACGTGGCCCTGGACATTAGCGAGCACAGCGAGCTCATCGCCTTCCACGCCGGCGACCTGGAACTGACCCAGACCTATGCCAGCCAGTTCTGGAGCCAGCTCATTCAATTCTGGAAAGAGCTGGGCAAGGAATTCGTGATCATCGATCCCTTTTGCAACTATACTGCTGTCGCCCACGACAGTATGAAGTGGATCCCCATCCTGCCCAATACCGACTCGGCGCTGGACTTCGCACTCATGTATGTTTGGATCCAGGAAGGCCTTTATAAAAAGGACTATGTGGAGACCCACAGTATCGGCTTCGATAAAGTAAAAGCCTATATTCTGGGCGAGGAGGACGGCATTCCCAAGACACCGGAGTGGGCTGCGCCAATTACCGGTGTGCCGGAATGGACGATCAAAGCCCTGGCCAGGGAATGGGGTACGAAGGTGACCTCCATCGTCCACTTCTCCAGCGGCACCATCAAAGGCCCCTACTCCCATGAAGCGGGACGGACGGAAGCCTATAAGCTGGCCATGCAGGGTCTCGGTGCCCCAGGTGTGCAGCAGATGTATATGAACGCCTCGGATATCGGCCGGCATGCCATATCCAAGTCAACCACCATGCCCTTCATAGTAGCGAGCAAGGCCCGTCAGTTTTATCCCAATCCCCAGACCATTCCCCGCACCATGGTAGCCAAGGCCATCCAGGAGGGCAAGGCGCAATGGTGGGGCAGCCCGCAGATCGTCTATGTGACGACGGAGGATCAATTCACAGAGTACAATTATCCGGCCCCTGCCGACAAAGGCGGCGGCGAATTCCACATGCTCTGGTCCGAGAAACCCTGTAATATGGGCTGCTGGAACGGCGGCTTCAACTACCAGGAGGCCCTGCGCAGCGACAATGTCGAGTGTTTCGTCACCAACCACCAGTGGATTGAGAACGACAGCCTGTTCGCCGACCTGATCCTGCCGGTCACCACCTGTCTGGAAGAGGACGATATCGGCGGCGCCAGCCAGATCGTCGCCGTGAAGCACGCGGGCTTGCAGAATAAAGCCCTCGAGCCGGTGGGTGAGTCCATGAGCGACTATGAAATCGCCGTGGAGCTGGCCAAACGCTTCGGTGTGGACGAGTATATCACGTTGGGCATGGACATTGACGAAGTCCGCGAGTTCGCTTTCAGTGAATCCGATGTGAAAAACGAGATCAGCTGGGAAGAATTTAAGGAAAAGGGCTACTATGTCCCCAAGATCTCTCCGACCTGGAAAGACGACCCGCCCGGTATGAGGCAGTTCTACGAAGAACCGGAGAAATTCCCCCTCGATACCCCCTCCGGCAAGCTGGAATTCTATTCCGAAGCTCTGGCCAAAAACTTCCCGGATGACAAGGAACGTCAGCCGATCGCCAAATGGGTCATCGGCGGCCCGGCCTCCGAGGGCTGGACTCACGATGAGACCCAGCTCGGTGAAAAAGCCAAAACCTACCCGCTGCTTCTGGTCGCTAACCCCGGGCGCTGGCGTGTCCACGTTCAGGGCGACGACATCGTATGGTTCCGTGAGATCGAGACCTGTAAGGTTAAAGGGCCCGACGGCTACCTCTACGAACCGATCTGGATCAGTCCCGAGGACGCGGAGAAACGCGGGATCAAGAGCGGCGACATCGTCAAACTGACCAACGATCAGGGGACGATTTTAGTGGGAGCCAAAGTCTCTCAGCGCGTCATCCCGGGCGCGGTTATCGTGAACAAAGGCTCCAGGGTCGACCCGATCGCCCCCCATCTTGACCGCGGTGGTTCCACGAACCTGCTCAGCCCGCCCAGAGGAGTCTCCAAGCACTGCTGGGGCTTCCCGGTTACCGGCTATCTGGTGGAAGCAGCGAAGCTTGAACAAAGTGAGTATGACGGATGGAAGCAGAAGTACCCGGAAGCCTTTGCCAGGGATTATGATCCGGCCGTAGGCATCAATTATACGTCATGGGTGGAAGGAGGAGCAGAATGA
- a CDS encoding MerR family transcriptional regulator, whose translation MYKISDFSKITKLTVKALRYYDEEGILTPSHRDENNSYRYYDDYDFSKAQFIVLLKSLDFSIAEIKEILANGDRDADLSYYLAEKKQQILNNIAKENALIQKMNLHIQSPKMEERAMEHPIEIKEFQSVTVASIRYQGSYRDVGTYIGTLYKAVKNNGAGAPFNLYYDAEYKEEADIEICLPTKKLIQDPRVTAKTLGAVKALCTIHKGGYDSLNLAYKALLDYAHRNHLKCLTPSREVYLKGPGLIFRGNENNYLTEIIIPIEEA comes from the coding sequence ATGTATAAGATCAGTGATTTTTCAAAAATCACCAAACTGACGGTCAAGGCTCTGCGCTATTACGATGAGGAAGGAATTTTAACGCCGTCCCATCGTGATGAAAACAACTCGTACAGATACTATGATGACTATGATTTTAGCAAAGCCCAATTTATTGTTTTGTTAAAATCCCTGGATTTCTCCATTGCCGAGATCAAGGAGATTTTGGCCAACGGTGACAGGGACGCGGACCTGTCCTACTATCTGGCCGAAAAGAAGCAGCAGATTTTAAATAATATAGCCAAGGAAAATGCGCTGATCCAAAAGATGAATCTCCACATTCAATCCCCAAAAATGGAGGAAAGAGCTATGGAACATCCAATTGAAATCAAGGAGTTTCAGTCCGTAACCGTTGCATCCATCCGTTATCAAGGGAGTTATCGCGATGTTGGCACCTATATCGGAACCCTTTATAAGGCGGTCAAAAACAATGGAGCCGGTGCCCCTTTTAACCTGTACTACGACGCTGAATATAAGGAAGAGGCGGATATTGAAATCTGCCTGCCAACAAAAAAGCTGATTCAGGACCCCAGGGTAACCGCCAAAACCTTGGGGGCAGTTAAAGCTCTGTGCACAATTCATAAGGGTGGGTATGACTCCCTGAATTTAGCCTACAAAGCATTGCTGGATTATGCTCACCGGAATCATTTAAAATGCCTGACCCCCTCCCGGGAGGTTTATCTTAAAGGGCCGGGCCTGATTTTCAGGGGCAATGAAAACAATTATCTGACGGAAATCATCATTCCGATTGAGGAGGCTTAA
- a CDS encoding zinc-dependent alcohol dehydrogenase — protein MATMRAGIYKGKLQAEVVDMPKPGVGPKDVLVRTVRSSICGSDVSGVGVEAGVQFGHETAGYVAGLGKEVKGLKEGDRVWINPMNAMPKYQTCMLGGFSEYILVPDAKLNHNLFLLPGAISWDEASLIEPFGVGTRGKNRPGAKPGDHVVVYGAGSIGLFCISGLIAQGIIPVVIDIALSDYKRALLEKMGAVICPLNGDKFKFLKEHFGELPQRQSGRAIDVDIVVDCAGAPNIIDDFFKLCKPNSRLSIVGVNARPQEVNLARLMSTEVVMLGSSGYDLADIEEVIDNLAHKRTLVNEIITHHFPLEQLNEALNMAADREKSIKVVVDME, from the coding sequence ATGGCTACTATGAGAGCGGGGATTTATAAAGGTAAGTTGCAGGCGGAGGTCGTGGATATGCCAAAGCCTGGAGTCGGGCCGAAGGACGTCCTGGTCAGGACTGTCCGTTCCTCGATCTGTGGTTCGGACGTATCGGGGGTCGGCGTCGAGGCAGGCGTACAGTTCGGTCATGAGACCGCCGGTTACGTAGCCGGACTCGGCAAGGAGGTCAAAGGTCTCAAGGAGGGCGACCGGGTTTGGATCAACCCCATGAATGCCATGCCCAAGTACCAGACCTGTATGCTCGGCGGTTTTTCCGAGTATATCCTGGTGCCGGACGCCAAGCTGAATCATAACCTATTCTTGCTGCCCGGGGCGATCTCCTGGGATGAGGCATCACTTATTGAACCCTTTGGGGTGGGCACCCGCGGCAAGAACAGGCCGGGCGCCAAACCCGGCGACCATGTGGTGGTTTACGGAGCAGGCTCCATCGGCTTGTTCTGTATCAGCGGGCTCATTGCCCAGGGCATCATCCCTGTGGTTATCGATATCGCCCTCAGTGACTATAAGCGGGCACTGCTGGAGAAGATGGGCGCGGTGATCTGTCCCCTGAATGGGGATAAGTTCAAGTTTTTGAAGGAACACTTCGGCGAGCTGCCCCAACGCCAGAGCGGCAGGGCCATCGATGTGGATATCGTGGTGGATTGCGCGGGAGCCCCCAATATCATTGATGACTTCTTTAAGCTTTGTAAGCCGAATTCCCGGCTTTCGATCGTCGGAGTGAACGCGCGCCCCCAGGAAGTGAACCTGGCGCGGCTGATGAGCACCGAGGTCGTCATGCTGGGTTCCAGCGGCTATGATCTGGCGGATATCGAGGAAGTCATCGACAACCTGGCCCATAAGCGGACCTTGGTCAACGAGATCATTACCCACCACTTTCCTCTTGAACAGCTCAATGAAGCTCTGAACATGGCCGCCGACCGTGAAAAGTCCATTAAGGTCGTCGTGGACATGGAATAG
- a CDS encoding double zinc ribbon domain-containing protein: MCFRPPNVSKPTRCSCGTLNPPSAPKCRKCGAPLAAAEIETFTCPRCGTQSPVTAAACGNCGLTAEEAAAYKNPED, from the coding sequence ATGTGCTTCCGACCCCCTAATGTTTCCAAACCGACGCGATGCTCCTGCGGTACACTGAACCCGCCGAGTGCCCCCAAATGCCGCAAGTGCGGCGCTCCGCTGGCGGCAGCTGAGATCGAAACCTTCACCTGCCCGCGTTGCGGCACTCAGAGCCCGGTGACGGCTGCGGCTTGCGGGAATTGCGGTCTGACCGCGGAGGAGGCCGCGGCCTACAAGAACCCCGAGGATTAA
- a CDS encoding MFS transporter — MLNPFQAVPNSKKIMTLAGIYIALLGQIFVSSGLSVILPAAARDIGGETLFPLASTISGLISIAAMPLFGYYGAKNPALKRTLIAFSVLVGALVSFSRAIAPSMEFIIFVSFFWGLVSAGIYVLGFSLIRDMYETEKAGFYLGLTGTMMSVSMLIGPTLTGILIQTVSWRAACHVVWPVLTLAAVLIFFGVNVSKEEAAPLAVPSMKQVDLVGAFGFLLFLGGIIMSLSLGPKSSTPSALEMPFGSLGNNIMIALAIAGLAVLIAMVKKKGDDAILPARVLKDRNTLCLTLINLFTNFSNMAVFFFIPTYVIYVMGKEATWGGLATTVYSVLGLFLAPVFGRMIAKARNARLVLNMGLSVRIVSTLALIFVLTPTTPLVTLYVIMFITGFYGAQQSAFISAAPQVQLAPQIRVQGNAVFQLAQNLGSGIGMAVYTMIIGMKGPAAGLPVAFMIAVGAAVVALVITQFLVPLKETVQTPKKTTLESASS, encoded by the coding sequence ATGCTCAATCCTTTTCAAGCGGTGCCGAACTCGAAGAAAATCATGACGCTGGCCGGTATTTATATCGCTCTTCTGGGCCAGATCTTCGTTTCCTCCGGCCTTTCTGTGATCCTGCCGGCAGCGGCGCGGGACATCGGCGGCGAGACGCTCTTCCCGCTGGCCTCTACCATCAGCGGCCTGATCAGCATTGCCGCCATGCCGCTCTTCGGTTACTACGGCGCCAAGAACCCGGCACTCAAGCGCACCCTGATTGCCTTCAGTGTCCTCGTCGGCGCCTTGGTGTCATTCAGCCGCGCCATCGCACCAAGTATGGAATTCATTATCTTCGTCAGCTTTTTCTGGGGTCTGGTCAGCGCAGGCATCTACGTCCTTGGTTTCTCCCTGATCCGCGACATGTATGAGACAGAAAAAGCCGGTTTTTACCTGGGCCTGACAGGCACGATGATGAGTGTGTCCATGCTGATCGGCCCGACGCTGACCGGCATCCTGATCCAGACCGTCAGCTGGCGCGCCGCCTGCCATGTGGTTTGGCCGGTACTGACTCTGGCCGCCGTCCTTATTTTCTTCGGAGTTAACGTTAGCAAGGAGGAAGCAGCGCCCTTGGCCGTGCCTTCCATGAAACAGGTTGATCTGGTCGGTGCCTTCGGTTTTCTTCTTTTCCTCGGCGGCATCATTATGTCCCTCTCCCTGGGGCCGAAATCCAGCACTCCTTCCGCGCTGGAGATGCCCTTCGGCAGTTTGGGCAACAATATCATGATCGCTCTGGCCATTGCCGGTCTCGCCGTCCTGATCGCAATGGTTAAAAAGAAAGGGGACGACGCCATCCTGCCGGCACGGGTCCTGAAAGACCGCAACACACTTTGCCTCACTCTGATCAATTTATTTACGAACTTTTCCAATATGGCCGTATTTTTCTTTATTCCGACCTATGTCATTTACGTCATGGGGAAAGAGGCGACCTGGGGCGGTTTGGCCACCACGGTTTACAGTGTGCTCGGGCTCTTCCTGGCGCCGGTCTTCGGACGGATGATCGCTAAAGCCCGCAATGCCCGCCTGGTGCTGAACATGGGACTGTCCGTCCGTATAGTCAGCACGTTGGCGTTGATCTTTGTCCTCACGCCGACGACTCCTCTGGTCACCCTTTATGTCATCATGTTCATCACCGGTTTCTATGGCGCCCAGCAATCAGCCTTCATTTCGGCGGCGCCTCAGGTGCAGCTGGCGCCGCAAATTCGCGTCCAGGGCAACGCCGTGTTCCAACTGGCTCAAAACCTGGGCAGCGGCATTGGCATGGCGGTCTATACCATGATCATCGGGATGAAAGGTCCTGCCGCCGGGCTGCCTGTGGCCTTTATGATTGCAGTAGGCGCGGCAGTGGTCGCCCTTGTCATCACCCAGTTCCTGGTGCCGCTTAAGGAAACGGTCCAGACGCCGAAGAAAACAACTCTGGAGTCGGCAAGCAGTTGA
- a CDS encoding helix-turn-helix domain-containing protein — protein sequence MQTAKDLFIHRSTMNYRLELIKEIGQTDFKNPDELLHIQLSMRLLR from the coding sequence GTGCAAACCGCCAAGGATTTATTTATTCACAGGTCAACCATGAACTACCGGCTGGAGCTGATCAAAGAAATCGGACAAACCGATTTTAAAAACCCGGATGAGCTTCTCCATATTCAGCTTTCCATGAGGCTGTTACGGTAA
- a CDS encoding Crp/Fnr family transcriptional regulator — translation MMNMGVMYDDHHVEEQLVLALLGKEYAFGLIAPSKSRFPVSYHVQTLTKMKACKIPFAGLKIYLSSDKSALQKIILANDLIANAFMRQQWIMNTNKIYDRVQRALLVLNTVEGRGWNRIPLNITHEDLAEIVNADRPSVTLGLKKLQSQGLIELGYGKIWLNNELDFFSTLDGTWDANKYNTLSRLPLVQ, via the coding sequence ATGATGAATATGGGGGTCATGTATGACGATCACCATGTGGAAGAGCAATTGGTCCTGGCTCTTTTAGGAAAAGAATATGCATTTGGTTTGATTGCACCTTCTAAAAGCAGATTTCCTGTCTCTTATCATGTTCAAACGCTCACAAAAATGAAGGCCTGCAAAATTCCTTTTGCAGGGCTTAAAATTTATTTAAGCAGTGACAAGTCGGCATTGCAAAAGATTATTTTGGCAAACGACTTGATTGCCAATGCCTTTATGCGGCAACAATGGATTATGAATACAAATAAAATTTACGACCGGGTTCAGCGGGCACTTCTGGTCCTCAATACGGTTGAAGGCAGAGGTTGGAACAGGATTCCCTTGAATATCACCCATGAGGATCTTGCCGAAATCGTGAATGCCGACCGGCCATCCGTCACCCTTGGTCTGAAGAAGCTGCAAAGCCAGGGGTTGATAGAGCTGGGCTACGGAAAGATATGGCTCAACAATGAATTGGATTTCTTCAGCACTTTAGATGGCACTTGGGATGCCAATAAATATAACACCCTTTCTCGCCTTCCTTTGGTCCAGTAA
- a CDS encoding VOC family protein, whose translation METILNKYATNQISYYVKDLEAAARAHSALFGSGPFFYMDPLTTKDMNYRGQKIDLTMQTAFGQFGDLQIELVQVFSEPNPYAELGHYGFHHFSNWVDDFEGALREFAAAGFEPLFSMQSAGGLKAAYIDCKEKWGHYVEIHAPSIKPFWEMIRKASLDWDGKDIWRKLG comes from the coding sequence ATGGAGACGATTCTCAATAAATACGCCACCAACCAGATATCTTACTATGTGAAGGATCTGGAAGCAGCGGCCAGAGCGCACTCGGCGCTCTTCGGCTCAGGACCTTTCTTCTATATGGATCCACTGACCACCAAGGATATGAACTATCGCGGTCAAAAAATCGATCTGACCATGCAGACCGCTTTCGGCCAATTCGGCGACCTGCAGATCGAGCTGGTCCAGGTCTTCAGTGAACCCAATCCTTACGCCGAGCTGGGGCACTACGGCTTCCATCATTTTTCCAACTGGGTGGACGACTTCGAAGGTGCACTGCGGGAGTTCGCCGCCGCCGGCTTTGAACCGCTTTTTTCCATGCAGTCGGCGGGCGGACTTAAGGCGGCTTATATCGATTGCAAGGAAAAATGGGGGCATTACGTGGAGATTCACGCGCCCAGTATCAAACCCTTCTGGGAGATGATCCGGAAGGCGTCGCTGGACTGGGATGGTAAAGACATCTGGCGCAAGCTGGGCTGA
- a CDS encoding DUF3102 domain-containing protein translates to MDVELSVRTPTQIASEINLIKSRTDKIMLQSCVQIGRCLTEAKAMLPYGEWGEWLKEEVSYSQRTANHLMRIYREFGPKSASPGVSLPDSNPDSNLSFSQAVILLGIPAEEREEFLACHDVENMSKRELQAAVQEKKQSTELVPVVKVTPKVRKIQPKTVQPTAETYTESMKYDEQFALHRDNLISAYNELLKTLVAQSRIDTARKEVNRKKALEIATNMVATLQEYPPAIRTNLSVKTTNPE, encoded by the coding sequence ATGGATGTTGAATTATCTGTCCGGACGCCAACGCAAATTGCGTCCGAAATTAACTTAATTAAAAGCCGGACCGACAAAATCATGCTCCAAAGCTGTGTCCAAATCGGGCGCTGTCTGACGGAAGCCAAGGCAATGCTCCCCTATGGGGAATGGGGGGAATGGCTGAAGGAAGAGGTCAGTTATTCCCAGCGGACAGCCAATCACCTGATGCGGATCTATCGGGAATTCGGGCCTAAATCCGCCTCACCCGGCGTGAGCTTGCCAGATTCGAATCCAGATTCGAATCTTAGTTTCTCCCAGGCGGTTATCCTCCTTGGGATTCCGGCGGAGGAGCGGGAAGAATTTTTGGCCTGCCATGATGTTGAAAACATGAGCAAACGAGAACTGCAGGCGGCTGTTCAGGAAAAAAAACAGAGCACGGAACTGGTCCCGGTCGTCAAGGTAACTCCAAAGGTGAGAAAAATACAGCCCAAAACCGTGCAGCCAACGGCCGAAACCTACACCGAAAGCATGAAGTATGACGAGCAATTTGCCCTGCACCGCGACAACTTGATCAGCGCCTATAATGAGCTGCTGAAAACACTCGTAGCCCAGAGCAGGATAGACACGGCGCGGAAGGAAGTCAACCGGAAAAAGGCCTTGGAAATTGCGACCAACATGGTTGCGACACTGCAGGAATATCCCCCCGCGATTAGAACGAATTTATCCGTTAAAACAACTAACCCGGAATAA